From one Candidatus Acididesulfobacter guangdongensis genomic stretch:
- a CDS encoding ABC transporter ATP-binding protein, translated as MNENFKNAVSLSNISKIFKAGANNDEVIVLKNTGIDIKYGDSIAITGESGTGKSTLLHIMGCLLKPDSGTVNFFDDIDVNNLSDNRLARFRNENIGFVFQFHYLLNEFNCVENVAMPLFIKGEAKASALKKAKDYLCEFGLEHRLYFKPYMLSGGEQQRTAVARALVAYPKVILMDEPTGNLDPRQAESLQKIILDLKEKYNKTLIVVTHDSNFSNMMNIKITIENGSIKKY; from the coding sequence ATGAATGAAAATTTTAAAAATGCAGTTTCTCTCAGCAACATTTCTAAGATTTTTAAAGCCGGAGCAAACAATGATGAAGTAATAGTGCTGAAAAATACCGGAATAGATATAAAATACGGCGACTCTATTGCAATAACGGGAGAATCCGGAACAGGAAAGAGCACACTGCTGCACATAATGGGATGTCTTTTAAAACCGGACTCCGGCACGGTAAATTTTTTTGACGATATAGATGTTAATAATTTGTCGGATAACCGTCTTGCAAGATTTCGCAATGAAAATATCGGGTTTGTTTTTCAATTTCATTATCTCCTTAACGAATTTAACTGTGTAGAAAATGTTGCTATGCCTTTATTTATAAAAGGAGAAGCTAAAGCATCGGCGTTAAAAAAAGCTAAGGATTATTTATGCGAATTTGGTCTTGAACATAGATTATATTTTAAACCGTATATGCTATCCGGCGGAGAACAGCAGAGGACGGCGGTAGCAAGAGCTTTAGTAGCCTATCCTAAAGTTATCCTCATGGACGAGCCGACAGGAAACTTAGACCCGAGGCAGGCAGAATCTTTGCAGAAGATAATTTTAGATTTAAAAGAAAAATACAATAAAACATTGATTGTAGTCACTCACGATTCAAATTTTTCCAATATGATGAATATTAAAATTACTATTGAGAACGGTTCTATAAAAAAATATTAA
- a CDS encoding lipoprotein-releasing ABC transporter permease subunit has product MNFQTKVALHYLKPKGNSFISLLSFISIAGIAIGVMALIVVISVMNGFDHALEEKIVGIESQVVVLNYGGLIPDYRQITKKIRKIKGVKEVAPFIYTDVMLSSDTTSAGSVLRGVDIGSESKATNIGKYIIKGSLQSLNNKKHNEIILGKVLAQRLGVEIGSKISVISPQGEITPFGIMPKSETFIVGGIMNSGMYNYDSTFSFISLKNAQNFIGLSHNEVTGMEVELYNINNAMPVAAAIDKTLHSPYYALSWEQLNKNLFAALKLEKLTMFVILSLIVLVAAFNIISTLIMVVMEKRKDIAILKSIGASSKNIMQIFIIQGVVIGLIGTFIGLSAGFLISYIEEVYHIIKLPSSVYYITDLPVRMTVDEFLVIGVSALLLSFIATIYPSYKASKIDPAEGVRYE; this is encoded by the coding sequence ATGAATTTTCAAACAAAAGTTGCATTGCATTATCTGAAACCGAAGGGGAATTCTTTCATATCCCTTCTGAGTTTTATTTCAATAGCCGGAATAGCGATAGGTGTTATGGCTCTTATTGTAGTAATTTCAGTCATGAACGGTTTTGACCATGCGCTGGAAGAAAAAATTGTAGGCATAGAATCCCAGGTAGTCGTTTTAAATTATGGCGGATTAATACCGGATTACAGACAGATTACTAAAAAGATACGTAAAATAAAAGGCGTCAAAGAGGTTGCCCCTTTTATATATACAGATGTTATGCTGTCATCCGACACAACATCTGCCGGAAGCGTGCTTAGAGGAGTAGATATCGGAAGCGAATCAAAAGCTACCAATATTGGCAAATATATTATAAAAGGCAGTCTGCAATCTTTAAACAATAAGAAACATAACGAAATAATTCTCGGGAAAGTTTTAGCCCAAAGGCTTGGGGTTGAAATAGGCAGCAAAATAAGCGTTATCTCTCCGCAGGGAGAAATTACTCCTTTCGGTATAATGCCAAAATCGGAAACATTTATTGTCGGCGGCATTATGAATAGCGGTATGTATAACTATGATTCCACATTCTCTTTTATTTCTTTAAAAAATGCGCAAAATTTTATCGGATTAAGTCATAATGAAGTGACAGGCATGGAAGTAGAGCTTTATAATATCAATAACGCAATGCCGGTTGCTGCCGCTATCGACAAAACTTTACATTCTCCTTATTATGCTCTAAGCTGGGAGCAGCTCAATAAAAACCTGTTTGCCGCATTAAAACTTGAAAAGCTTACGATGTTTGTTATTCTTTCGTTAATAGTGCTGGTTGCGGCATTTAATATTATATCTACGCTGATAATGGTTGTAATGGAAAAAAGAAAGGATATAGCAATATTAAAATCTATAGGGGCAAGTTCAAAAAATATAATGCAAATTTTTATAATTCAGGGTGTCGTAATCGGATTAATCGGAACATTTATAGGTTTAAGCGCAGGTTTTCTAATCAGTTATATTGAGGAAGTTTATCATATAATCAAACTGCCGTCGTCTGTCTATTATATAACCGATTTACCCGTAAGAATGACCGTCGATGAATTTCTTGTAATAGGCGTTTCTGCATTGCTGCTCAGTTTTATAGCCACAATTTATCCGTCATACAAAGCAAGTAAAATTGACCCTGCAGAGGGCGTAAGATATGAATGA
- the lysS gene encoding lysine--tRNA ligase — MVDEELNIIEKNRIGTINILKEKGINPFDNKFIKENIIDDILSEYNDASKEFLEENHIHIKTSGRILIIRNFGKASFFRLRDGYGEIQCYIQKGSVSDEDFELFDKFLDAGDICGITGHLFRTKTNELTIKTENIKLLTKSVLPLPEKWHGLKDIEIRFRKRYVDLIANNDVRDIFKKRADTINYIRTFLNNSRFLEVETPIMHANPGGATARPFKTHHNALDLELYMRVAPELYLKRLLVGGFDRVYEIGRNFRNEGISVKHNPEFTMLEFYMAYSNYEDMMKFVETMLSGLVENICGKFEINYIGTEINFTPPFKKIKLQDSLYEVAGFSIEDIDSADKIIKILQNLNLPADNNMTYGELLTVLFEETVESKLLNPTFVTHYPVESSPLARRNDTNQRVVDRFEFFVAGRELANAFSELNDPFDQEERFKSQVDVKLKEGLPAEIDEDYIEALKYGLPPAAGCGIGIDRLVMLLTNSYSIRDVILFPLLKPVK, encoded by the coding sequence ATGGTAGATGAAGAATTAAATATTATAGAAAAAAATAGAATAGGCACAATAAATATATTAAAAGAAAAAGGTATAAACCCGTTTGACAACAAATTTATAAAAGAAAATATTATTGATGATATTTTATCTGAATATAATGACGCTTCTAAAGAATTTCTGGAAGAAAACCATATACATATTAAAACATCAGGAAGGATTCTTATAATAAGAAATTTCGGAAAGGCTTCTTTTTTCAGGTTAAGAGACGGCTATGGTGAAATACAATGCTATATACAAAAAGGTTCGGTTTCCGACGAGGATTTCGAGCTTTTTGACAAATTTTTGGATGCCGGTGATATTTGCGGTATAACCGGTCATTTATTCAGAACAAAAACAAACGAGCTTACTATCAAAACCGAAAACATAAAACTTTTAACTAAATCTGTCTTGCCGCTGCCTGAAAAATGGCACGGACTTAAAGATATAGAAATCCGCTTCAGGAAAAGATATGTTGATTTGATTGCAAACAATGATGTTCGGGATATTTTTAAAAAAAGAGCCGATACTATTAATTATATAAGAACTTTTTTGAACAACAGCAGATTTTTAGAGGTTGAAACTCCCATAATGCATGCAAATCCTGGAGGCGCTACGGCAAGGCCTTTTAAAACGCATCATAATGCATTAGATTTAGAACTTTACATGAGGGTTGCCCCCGAACTTTATTTAAAAAGATTGTTGGTCGGCGGATTTGACAGAGTATATGAAATCGGCAGAAATTTTAGAAATGAAGGAATTTCCGTTAAGCATAATCCCGAATTTACAATGCTTGAATTTTATATGGCTTACAGCAATTACGAAGATATGATGAAATTTGTAGAAACGATGCTCTCCGGCTTAGTTGAAAACATCTGCGGAAAATTTGAAATAAATTATATAGGAACGGAGATTAATTTTACTCCTCCCTTTAAAAAGATTAAATTGCAGGATAGTTTGTATGAAGTTGCCGGTTTTTCAATTGAAGATATAGATTCTGCGGACAAAATTATTAAAATCTTACAAAATTTAAATTTGCCGGCCGATAATAATATGACCTATGGTGAGTTATTGACGGTTTTATTTGAAGAAACGGTAGAATCTAAACTGCTGAATCCTACTTTTGTGACGCATTATCCTGTAGAAAGTTCCCCTCTGGCAAGGAGAAATGACACTAATCAGAGGGTTGTAGACAGATTTGAATTTTTTGTCGCAGGAAGAGAATTGGCAAATGCTTTTTCAGAACTAAACGATCCATTCGACCAGGAAGAAAGATTTAAGTCTCAGGTTGACGTTAAACTGAAAGAAGGGTTGCCGGCAGAAATAGACGAAGATTATATAGAAGCGTTAAAATACGGTCTTCCTCCTGCCGCAGGATGCGGCATAGGCATAGACAGACTTGTTATGCTTTTAACTAATTCTTATTCTATAAGGGATGTTATTTTATTTCCGTTGCTTAAACCCGTCAAATAA
- a CDS encoding peptide chain release factor 2 (programmed frameshift), whose amino-acid sequence MKENKTDNKTALNAPNEDAVINIDFIKKNVEILDDKLSKIRRRLDPDKINQRIEEIDKISAGENFFSNQSLSASVLKEKAYLENRLNPFMAVYEEFSNLKELAGLAIQENDLGLLAEIEQNLKTLEKTVLRLEIELTLSGKDDKLNAIVEIHAGSGGTESMDFASMLLRMYLRWADKKKFPVNIMEFNAGDEAGVKSVTFIVSGLYAFGYLKSETGVHRLVRISPFDANKRRHTSFASVFVYPEIEDTSEIIIDEKDLRIDTYRSSGAGGQHVNTTDSAVRITHLPTGVVVACQNERSQYKNKDTAMKILRARLYDYYKKQKEEEENKLQSDKKEISWGSQIRSYTLNPNRVIKDHRTGVTVYDTESVFDGNIDEFINGYLISRIS is encoded by the exons ATGAAAGAGAACAAAACAGATAATAAGACGGCGCTGAATGCGCCTAATGAGGATGCCGTAATTAACATAGATTTTATAAAGAAAAATGTTGAGATTTTAGACGATAAATTATCTAAAATACGGAGGAGGCTT GACCCGGATAAAATCAATCAAAGGATAGAGGAAATTGATAAAATCTCGGCGGGCGAAAATTTTTTCAGTAATCAGTCTTTATCAGCTTCCGTTTTAAAAGAAAAAGCATATTTAGAAAATAGATTAAATCCTTTCATGGCTGTTTATGAAGAATTTAGTAATTTGAAAGAATTGGCAGGTTTAGCAATACAGGAAAACGATTTAGGACTGCTGGCGGAAATTGAACAAAATTTAAAAACGTTAGAAAAAACAGTTCTAAGATTAGAAATCGAATTAACTCTTTCCGGAAAAGACGATAAATTAAATGCGATTGTTGAAATACATGCAGGTTCAGGCGGCACAGAATCTATGGATTTTGCGTCCATGCTTTTAAGGATGTATTTAAGATGGGCAGATAAAAAAAAGTTTCCGGTGAATATTATGGAGTTTAACGCAGGGGACGAAGCAGGCGTAAAAAGCGTCACATTTATTGTTTCAGGGCTTTATGCGTTTGGCTATCTTAAATCAGAAACAGGAGTTCACAGGCTTGTCAGGATATCTCCTTTTGATGCCAACAAACGCAGGCACACATCGTTTGCGTCAGTGTTTGTTTATCCTGAAATAGAAGATACTTCGGAAATAATTATAGATGAAAAAGATTTAAGAATCGACACGTACAGGTCAAGCGGCGCCGGAGGACAGCATGTTAACACCACAGATTCGGCGGTCAGGATCACCCATTTGCCGACCGGTGTGGTAGTTGCATGTCAGAACGAAAGGTCACAGTATAAGAACAAGGATACCGCTATGAAAATTTTAAGAGCCAGGCTTTATGATTATTATAAAAAACAGAAAGAGGAAGAAGAAAATAAACTGCAAAGCGATAAAAAAGAAATATCGTGGGGCTCTCAGATAAGGTCATACACGCTTAATCCCAACAGAGTTATTAAAGACCATAGAACAGGTGTCACTGTATATGATACCGAAAGTGTTTTTGACGGCAATATAGATGAATTTATTAACGGTTATCTTATAAGCCGGATTTCTTAG
- the lnt gene encoding apolipoprotein N-acyltransferase, whose product MSFKINLNGRFGNFLLSILSGILLILIFPEFNLEFIAWVALVPLFISINKSKSFKESFFYGFISGLIFYAGILYWIVYTVHVFGNLPYYISIFALLLLSSYLALYIGFFAGFAKIAINPAIKNTKINKYFASLSFILVPSCWVFFEYLKSTLLTGFPWENLGFSQYLNIPFIQISNIVGVFGLSFIIVLINFVIFHFIFYKNIAKKQAAVEFLFALSVVLLVVAYGYFNIYSVKKSLSGRKSYRVAAIQGNIGMFQKWKITKKRTTRIYLNLTKKAMLYKPYLVLWPETSLPYIISAYPAYWNKVMNFAEKNKIDLIFGAIGARFYNYKEHYYNRDYMFTKTGQYSYYDKHHLVPFGEYIPLRHQLPFLAHILKGAGIGNFTPGKKFRILKGGKIKAGSMICYEAYFDSLVRHFSKDGANLYISITDDTWYGKTAAPYQDMSMTVFSAVENDRYVARAGNSGISGIISPTGNIIAETGIFKRTFLIGNIKLINHKTFFAIYGNIFAHIIIYIFITSIILYIYFKRRNTNKR is encoded by the coding sequence ATGAGCTTTAAAATAAATTTAAACGGCAGGTTCGGCAATTTTCTGCTTTCTATTCTGTCGGGAATATTGCTGATTTTAATATTTCCTGAATTCAATCTTGAATTTATTGCATGGGTTGCTTTAGTTCCCTTATTTATTTCAATAAATAAATCAAAGAGTTTCAAAGAATCTTTTTTTTACGGATTTATTTCAGGTCTTATTTTTTATGCGGGTATATTGTACTGGATAGTTTACACGGTACATGTATTCGGTAATTTGCCGTATTATATTTCCATTTTTGCATTGCTCCTTCTGTCGTCTTATTTAGCCCTGTATATAGGCTTTTTTGCAGGTTTTGCCAAAATAGCGATTAATCCTGCTATAAAAAACACTAAGATAAATAAGTATTTTGCAAGTTTAAGTTTTATTTTGGTTCCATCCTGCTGGGTTTTTTTTGAATATCTTAAATCGACTCTGTTAACCGGTTTTCCCTGGGAAAATCTCGGTTTTTCGCAGTATCTCAACATCCCTTTTATTCAGATATCTAATATAGTCGGCGTTTTTGGGCTGTCATTTATTATTGTGCTGATTAATTTCGTGATTTTTCACTTTATATTTTATAAAAATATTGCAAAAAAACAGGCTGCCGTTGAATTTTTGTTTGCTTTATCCGTTGTCCTGCTTGTTGTTGCATACGGATATTTTAATATTTACAGTGTTAAAAAGTCTCTATCCGGTCGAAAATCTTACAGAGTTGCAGCTATTCAAGGCAATATCGGAATGTTTCAGAAATGGAAAATAACTAAAAAAAGGACTACGCGTATATATTTAAATCTGACTAAAAAGGCAATGCTTTACAAACCTTACCTTGTCTTATGGCCGGAAACGTCTTTGCCTTATATAATTTCAGCCTATCCTGCATACTGGAATAAGGTAATGAATTTTGCCGAAAAAAATAAAATAGACCTGATTTTCGGCGCAATAGGCGCAAGATTTTATAACTATAAAGAGCACTATTATAATCGCGACTATATGTTTACAAAAACAGGACAATATTCATATTACGATAAGCATCATCTTGTGCCTTTCGGCGAATATATTCCTTTAAGGCATCAGCTGCCATTCCTTGCCCATATATTAAAAGGCGCGGGTATCGGCAATTTTACGCCCGGGAAAAAATTCAGGATTTTGAAAGGCGGGAAAATTAAAGCTGGCTCTATGATTTGCTATGAAGCCTATTTTGATTCTTTAGTGAGGCATTTTTCAAAAGACGGAGCAAATCTTTATATAAGCATTACGGACGATACATGGTACGGCAAAACTGCAGCTCCATATCAGGATATGTCAATGACCGTTTTTTCCGCGGTAGAAAACGACAGATATGTTGCAAGAGCCGGCAATTCCGGCATAAGCGGAATAATATCGCCCACCGGAAACATAATTGCCGAAACGGGAATTTTTAAAAGAACATTTTTAATAGGAAACATAAAATTAATTAATCATAAGACTTTTTTTGCTATATATGGTAATATATTTGCTCATATAATTATTTATATTTTTATAACATCAATAATACTTTATATTTATTTTAAGAGGAGAAATACAAACAAAAGATGA
- a CDS encoding nucleoside triphosphate pyrophosphohydrolase translates to MNQNNENNSDYNYKGFNGLVDILKQLRSENGCPWDKKQTEETLKPYVLEEAYEVAEALDSKDTDEISEELGDLLLQVVFLSQIYAEKKIFSIEDVITKINNKLLRRHPHVFDKTFSLKEGECLNDVILENWEKIKKQEKKEKKYKEKYKEENAISDSSVYVVKNMPALHRAYMVQEKASRQGFDFSSIGGALEKINEEANELRQEIENCRNDSIKIKNTKDHNAVLCANGNDADKIKEEYGDLLFSIVNVGRLLDLHPCDALNNASDKFIKRFNYIENKLSLIQNSDIKSADAAVLDKLWEEAKRYFSKMDDHPHSEQLD, encoded by the coding sequence ATGAACCAAAACAACGAAAATAATTCAGATTATAATTATAAAGGATTCAATGGATTAGTTGACATCTTAAAGCAGCTGAGGTCGGAAAACGGCTGCCCGTGGGATAAAAAGCAAACCGAAGAAACTCTAAAACCATATGTTTTAGAAGAGGCGTATGAAGTTGCAGAAGCGTTGGATTCGAAAGATACTGATGAAATTTCCGAAGAATTAGGAGACCTTTTACTGCAGGTTGTGTTTCTATCGCAGATATACGCAGAAAAGAAAATATTTTCAATTGAAGATGTTATAACAAAAATAAATAATAAATTATTGCGCAGGCATCCCCATGTTTTTGATAAAACATTCAGTCTGAAAGAAGGTGAGTGTTTAAATGACGTTATTTTAGAAAACTGGGAAAAAATAAAAAAACAGGAAAAAAAAGAAAAAAAATACAAAGAAAAATACAAAGAAGAAAATGCCATATCCGATTCTTCTGTTTACGTCGTAAAAAATATGCCGGCGCTTCATAGAGCTTATATGGTGCAAGAGAAAGCATCACGGCAGGGATTTGATTTTTCAAGTATTGGCGGGGCGTTAGAAAAAATTAATGAAGAGGCAAACGAACTCAGGCAAGAAATTGAAAACTGCAGGAATGATTCCATAAAAATAAAAAATACAAAAGACCATAACGCCGTTCTATGCGCTAATGGAAACGATGCAGACAAAATAAAAGAAGAATACGGAGACTTATTGTTTTCTATAGTAAATGTAGGGCGATTGTTAGATTTACACCCATGCGATGCTTTAAATAATGCATCCGATAAATTTATCAAGAGATTTAACTATATTGAAAATAAGCTGTCATTAATTCAAAATTCAGATATTAAATCTGCGGACGCCGCCGTTCTGGATAAGTTATGGGAAGAAGCCAAACGCTATTTTTCTAAAATGGACGACCATCCGCATTCGGAGCAGCTTGACTGA
- a CDS encoding phosphatase PAP2 family protein: MSTDKENKNEFSYKKQYTPKNWIEAFNVAIEGIILATKTERNMKIHFLAAVAVILAAIFLKLSKIDFLLIFISAIIVLSAELFNTSIEYFLDLFFEGYSEKTAAIKNIAAGSVLIASFGAFIVGYEIFSKYIYSVLYYLLIMIKTDESNMIIAVISIIFVIVIIIKAIFNSGKPLRGGMPSGHSAIAFSVWLMVSLITLNPIVSLLTFILAFLVASSRKKTGIHTAAEVVAGSLIGIIITALAFKFFYF, from the coding sequence ATGAGCACTGATAAAGAAAACAAGAACGAATTTTCATATAAAAAACAATATACGCCTAAGAATTGGATTGAAGCGTTTAATGTGGCGATTGAAGGTATAATTTTAGCTACAAAAACGGAACGCAATATGAAGATTCATTTTTTGGCGGCAGTTGCCGTCATTTTAGCCGCTATATTTTTAAAATTGTCGAAAATTGATTTCCTGTTGATATTCATCAGCGCCATAATAGTTTTATCGGCAGAATTATTTAATACATCAATTGAATATTTTCTGGATTTATTTTTTGAAGGCTATTCAGAGAAAACAGCCGCAATAAAAAACATTGCCGCAGGCTCCGTTTTAATTGCTTCATTTGGAGCTTTTATAGTAGGATATGAAATATTTTCAAAATATATATACAGTGTGTTATACTATTTGCTTATCATGATAAAGACGGATGAATCAAATATGATAATTGCGGTAATATCTATTATATTTGTTATAGTTATTATAATTAAAGCCATCTTTAACAGCGGAAAGCCTTTGAGAGGAGGTATGCCAAGCGGACATTCCGCTATTGCATTTTCGGTTTGGCTTATGGTATCTCTTATAACATTAAATCCTATAGTTTCTTTGCTAACTTTCATTTTAGCTTTTCTCGTGGCGTCATCAAGAAAAAAAACAGGTATACATACCGCCGCCGAGGTCGTTGCGGGCAGTTTGATAGGCATTATAATAACTGCTTTAGCTTTTAAATTTTTTTATTTTTAA
- the ybeY gene encoding rRNA maturation RNase YbeY produces MQGELILKKQKQIVQKAIINIANIQRKEKINQKLVRYIVEKTVFHMFCGSFHLDIIFCSPAYIKNLNKIYRDKDKTTDILSFEFKEYDGETYFIGELFICPAVAKKNSLDFKDFWDKEGWTQVNKSAQINKSEYLMDIDKDAEYSDFDKEIALLLIHGILHLFGYDHEDNAENAQEMKELQNILYRNAVSRLIT; encoded by the coding sequence ATGCAGGGAGAACTAATATTGAAGAAGCAGAAGCAAATAGTACAAAAAGCAATAATAAATATAGCGAATATCCAAAGAAAGGAGAAAATAAATCAAAAGTTAGTCCGTTATATCGTTGAAAAGACCGTATTTCATATGTTCTGCGGTTCTTTTCACCTGGATATAATTTTTTGTTCTCCCGCTTATATAAAAAATTTAAATAAAATATACAGAGATAAAGATAAAACTACGGATATTCTTTCTTTTGAATTTAAAGAATACGATGGAGAGACATATTTTATAGGAGAATTATTTATCTGCCCTGCCGTTGCAAAAAAAAATTCTTTAGATTTTAAAGATTTTTGGGATAAAGAAGGGTGGACGCAAGTAAATAAATCGGCGCAAATAAATAAATCAGAATATTTAATGGATATAGATAAAGATGCCGAATATAGCGATTTTGATAAAGAAATTGCGCTGCTTCTAATTCACGGTATTTTACATTTGTTTGGATATGACCATGAGGATAACGCAGAAAATGCACAAGAAATGAAAGAATTGCAGAATATCTTATATCGGAATGCGGTTTCCAGATTGATTACCTGA
- a CDS encoding HDIG domain-containing protein: protein MKRTKFIEILKSKQFGIKNHQYKLVAILIISSILLTFMLYSGVEYIKNKYKAGEISKKTIIARKGFRYINVKKTNDTLKLKIKNIPGVYIYYPEVKVVLERKIRNAFKKAGSFDRTHAKNNVNEEISGNIFNSELGTKLNNSLINEFYFLNYNSNIENYILKITDDIYKKGVISGPSLQNKKIEIKNIVTNNSKLIKYPQFFFTLKKVKNFSYYYTQKYLNFLPSYMRNDIYAVVSSIVKPNIVYSKSLTIRKIEYAKKEIHPIYKHVVKGMLLISAGQLITKSKALELNTYEDKFILKNNIPSLIGLFLVVAIILSVSYLFPYKFIRKFRTSLDFKNIIFSMIILILSVLAIKIGMIFADAFSNYFPFINKQDIYYLIPFVFGPMLIRIILNSEVSVVFIAIFSILTAIIFKNNIFFMIYAFGGSFIASYEVFDFSSWGRVIRSGVATGIANIFMVIAFSLVSLNLLNIQNIYSIFFAFLSGILSSIIVIGLIPIFERIFKYTTDFKLLELSSSNHPLLRQLSLIAPGTYQHSIMVATLAESAADAIVANPLLARVASLYHDIGKINKPNYFIENINNKDNPHDKLSPTMSSLIIASHVKDGYELAKKYDLGDKVADIIAQHHGNSMIGAFYEKAVKESKDDNLSKESFRYIGKKPQTKEAGIIMLADSVEAISRTLDNISPSRLELMVEKTVNRIYNDGQLDECELTLKDLYNIKKAFVKVLNSIFHQRIPYAGRTNIEEAEANSTKSNNKYSEYPKKGENKSKVSPLYR from the coding sequence ATGAAACGAACGAAATTCATAGAAATTCTAAAAAGTAAGCAATTTGGAATAAAAAATCATCAATATAAATTAGTAGCAATTTTAATCATATCCTCGATTCTGCTCACTTTTATGCTTTACAGCGGGGTAGAATATATAAAAAACAAATATAAAGCCGGAGAGATATCAAAAAAAACCATAATTGCAAGAAAGGGGTTCAGATATATCAATGTTAAAAAAACTAATGACACGCTTAAATTAAAAATTAAAAATATTCCAGGTGTTTATATTTATTATCCTGAAGTTAAAGTTGTTCTGGAAAGAAAAATAAGAAATGCATTTAAAAAGGCAGGGTCTTTCGATAGAACGCATGCCAAAAATAATGTGAACGAGGAAATTTCAGGCAATATATTTAATTCAGAACTGGGAACTAAATTAAACAATAGTTTAATAAATGAATTTTATTTTTTAAATTATAATAGCAATATAGAAAATTATATTTTAAAAATAACAGACGACATATATAAAAAAGGTGTAATTTCAGGACCTTCCTTACAGAATAAAAAGATTGAAATTAAAAATATAGTAACAAATAATTCAAAATTAATAAAATATCCGCAATTTTTTTTCACGCTAAAAAAGGTTAAAAATTTTTCTTATTATTACACGCAAAAATATTTAAATTTTCTGCCTTCCTACATGAGAAACGATATATATGCCGTAGTATCTTCAATTGTTAAGCCTAATATAGTATATTCAAAATCTTTGACTATAAGAAAAATTGAATATGCAAAAAAAGAAATTCATCCCATATATAAACATGTAGTAAAAGGTATGCTTTTAATAAGCGCAGGACAGCTGATTACAAAATCAAAAGCATTAGAGCTTAATACTTATGAAGATAAATTTATATTAAAAAATAATATACCGTCGCTGATAGGGCTTTTCTTAGTAGTCGCTATTATATTATCCGTTTCGTATCTTTTTCCGTATAAATTTATACGGAAATTCAGAACATCCTTAGATTTTAAAAATATTATTTTTTCGATGATAATTTTAATCCTTTCCGTTTTAGCAATAAAGATAGGTATGATATTTGCCGATGCTTTTTCTAATTATTTTCCGTTTATAAATAAGCAGGATATCTATTATCTAATTCCCTTTGTTTTTGGACCTATGCTTATCAGAATAATCTTGAATTCTGAAGTCTCAGTTGTTTTTATAGCAATATTTTCAATATTGACGGCGATTATTTTTAAGAATAATATTTTTTTTATGATATACGCATTTGGAGGAAGTTTTATAGCGTCGTATGAAGTATTTGATTTTTCGTCGTGGGGAAGGGTTATAAGATCCGGTGTTGCAACAGGTATTGCAAATATTTTTATGGTTATAGCGTTTTCTTTAGTAAGCCTTAATCTGTTAAATATTCAAAATATTTATAGTATTTTTTTTGCGTTTTTATCGGGGATTCTTTCCTCTATAATTGTTATAGGATTAATACCTATATTTGAAAGGATTTTTAAATATACTACGGATTTTAAACTGTTAGAATTGTCCAGTTCAAATCATCCGCTGCTGAGGCAGCTTTCTCTGATAGCCCCTGGAACATACCAGCATTCTATAATGGTAGCTACTTTAGCAGAATCCGCCGCCGACGCAATAGTGGCTAACCCTCTGCTTGCGAGGGTAGCAAGTCTTTACCACGACATAGGCAAAATAAATAAACCTAATTATTTTATAGAAAATATTAACAACAAAGACAATCCTCATGATAAGCTGTCACCTACAATGAGCAGTTTAATAATAGCATCGCACGTGAAAGACGGTTATGAGCTTGCCAAAAAATACGATCTTGGAGATAAAGTAGCGGATATAATAGCCCAGCATCACGGAAATTCCATGATAGGAGCTTTTTATGAAAAGGCTGTGAAAGAAAGCAAGGATGATAATTTATCTAAAGAAAGTTTCAGATATATAGGTAAAAAACCGCAAACAAAAGAAGCAGGTATTATAATGCTGGCTGATTCGGTGGAAGCTATATCGAGAACATTGGATAATATATCTCCGTCTAGACTCGAACTTATGGTTGAAAAAACGGTTAATAGGATTTATAACGACGGACAGCTTGATGAATGTGAGCTTACATTAAAGGATCTGTATAATATAAAAAAAGCTTTTGTTAAAGTTTTAAACAGCATTTTTCATCAAAGAATTCCATATGCAGGGAGAACTAATATTGAAGAAGCAGAAGCAAATAGTACAAAAAGCAATAATAAATATAGCGAATATCCAAAGAAAGGAGAAAATAAATCAAAAGTTAGTCCGTTATATCGTTGA